A section of the Papio anubis isolate 15944 chromosome 2, Panubis1.0, whole genome shotgun sequence genome encodes:
- the USF3 gene encoding basic helix-loop-helix domain-containing protein USF3 isoform X2, with amino-acid sequence MFSCPEAAEEIKKLRKQLEEIQKENGRYIELLKANDICLYDDPTIHWKGNLKNSKVSVVIPSDQVQKNIIVYSNGNQPGGNSQGTAVQGITFNVSHNLQKQTANVVPVQRTCNLVTPISISGVYPSENKPWHQTTVPALATNQPVPLCLPAAISAQSVLELPTSESESSVLGASSGSLIAVSVGPEPHQHHSLHTCLNDQNSSENKNGQENPKLLKKMTPCAVNIPLSSSATATKVHHGNKSCLSIQDFRGDFQNTFVVSVTTTVCSQPPRTADDSSPMSISKSADLTSTATVVASSAPGVGKATIPISTLSGNPLDNGWTLSCSLPSSSVSTSDLKNINSLTRISSAGNTQTTWTTLQLAGNTIQPLSQTPSSAVTPVLNESGTSPTTSNHSRHVATGINLNNSFPADGQPVEQVVVTLPSCPSLPMQPLIAQPQVKSQPPKNILPLNSAMQVIQMAQPVGSAVNAAPTNQNVIILQPPSTTPCPTVMRAEVPNHTVGQQIVIIQAANQNPLPLLSAPPPGSVRLPINGANTVIGSNNSVQNVSTPQTFGGKHLVHILPRPSSLSVSNSTQTFSVTMSNQQPQTISLNGQLFALQPVMSSSGTTNQTPMQIIQPTTSEDPNTNVALNTFGALASLNQSISQMAGQSCVQLSISQPANAQTAANSQTTTANCVSLATAAPPVTTDSSATLASTYNLVSTSSMNTVACLPPNMKSKRLNKKPGARKHLAANKSACPLNPVRDVSKLDCPNTESSAELPCNDGLLESFPAVLPPVSMSQANSVSVSASHSLGVLNSESLIPESVSKSKSIEKSSSPSQESVTSEHFAMAPAKSKDSTPNLQQETPQDKPPSHLALSDAAKPCTSANVLIPSPSDPHILVSQVSGLSSTTSTTSTDCVSEVEIIAEPCRVEQDSSDTMQTTGLLKGQGLTTLLSDLAKKKNPQKSSLSDQMDHPDFSSENPKIVDSSVNLHPKQELLLMNSDDRDPPQHHSCLPDQEVINGSLITSRQADSPMSTSSGSSRSFSVASMLPETTREDVTSNATANTCDSCTFVEQTDIVALAARAIFDQENLEKGRVGLQADIREVASKPSEASSLEGDPPFKSQIPKENGTGQAEATPNEFNSQDSIEATMERPLEKPSCSLGIKTSNAPLQASPSQPPNITSLSVNNLIHQSSISHPLASCAGLSPTSEQTTVPATVNLTVSSSSYDSQPPGPSLMTEYSQEQLNTMTSTIPNSQIQEPLLKPSHESRKDSAKRAVQDDLLLSSAKRQKHCQPAPLRLESMSLMSRTPDTISDQTQMMVSQIPPNSSNSVVPVSNPAHGDGLTRLFPPSNNFVAPALRQTEVHCGSQPSVAEQQQTQASQHLQALQQHVPAQGVSHLHSNHLYIKQQQQQQQQQQQQQQQQQQQQQQQAGQLRERHHLYQMQHHVPHAESSVHSQPHNVHQQRTLQQEVQMQKKRNLVQGTQASQLSLQPKHHGTDQSRSKSGQPHPHHQQMQQQMQQHFGSSQTEKSCENPSTSRNHHNHPQNHLNQDIMHQQQDVGSRQQGSGVSSEHVSGHNPMQRLLTSRGLEQQMVSQPSIVTRSSDMTCTPHRPERNRVSSYSAEALIGKTSSNSEQRMGISIQGSRVSDQLEMRSYLDVPRNKSLAIHNMQGRVDHTVASDIRLSDCQTFKPSGASQQPQSNFEVQSSRNNEIGNPVSSLRSMQSQAFRISQNTGPPPIDRQKRLPYPPVQSIPTGNGIPSRDSENTCHQSFMQSLLAPHLSDQVIGSQRSLSEHQRNTQCGPSSAIEYNCPPTHENVHIRRDSDSQNRESCDMSLGAINTRNSTLNIPFSSSSSSGDIQGRNTSPNVSVQKSNPMRITDSHATKGHMNPPVTTNMHGVARPALPHPSVSHGNGDQGPPVRQANSSVPQRSRHPLQDSSGSKIRQPERNRSGNQRQSNVFDPSLPHLPLSTGGSMILGRQQPATEKRGSIVRFMPDSPQVPNDNSGPDQHTLSQNFGFSFIPEGGMNPPINANASFIPQVTQPSATRTPALIPVDPQNTLPSFYPPYSPAHPTLSNDISIPYFPNQMFSNPSTEKVNSGSLNNRFGSILSPPRPVGFAQPSFPLLPDMPPMHMTNSHLSNFNMTSLFPEIATALPDGSAMSPLLTIANSSASDSSKQSSNRPAHNISHILGHDCSSAV; translated from the coding sequence TTATATGATGACCCCACAATTCACTGGAAAGGAAATCTCAAAAACTCGAAGGTCTCTGTTGTTATTCCTAGTGACCAGGTTCAAAAAAATATCATTGTTTATTCCAACGGGAATCAGCCTGGTGGAAACAGCCAGGGAACAGCTGTTCAGGGGATAACTTTTAATGTTAGTCATAATTTACAAAAGCAGACCGCCAATGTGGTGCCAGTACAGAGGACTTGCAATCTTGTGACTCCTATATCTATTTCTGGAGTTTACCCTTCTGAAAACAAGCCATGGCATCAGACCACAGTTCCTGCATTGGCTACCAACCAGCCTGTTCCTCTTTGTCTTCCTGCTGCCATTTCTGCTCAGAGTGTTCTCGAGCTTCCCACCTCTGAAAGCGAATCAAGTGTGCTTGGTGCCTCTAGTGGCTCACTGATTGCTGTTTCAGTTGGACCTGAGCCTCACCAACATCATTCTTTGCACACATGTTTAAATGATCAAAATTCTTCTGAAAATAAGAATGGACAAGAGAACCCcaaattattgaagaaaatgaCCCCTTGTGCTGTAAACATCCCCCTCAGCTCCTCAGCAACTGCCACTAAAGTGCACCATGGAAACAAGTCCTGCCTGAGCATACAGGACTTCAGAGGTGattttcaaaacacttttgtTGTTTCAGTTACCACCACAGtctgctcccagcctcccagaACTGCAGATGATTCTTCTCCAATGAGCATTAGCAAGAGTGCAGACTTGACAAGTACAGCTACAGTGGTGGCATCATCTGCCCCTGGAGTAGGGAAGGCCACCATTCCTATAAGCACTCTTTCGGGAAACCCTTTGGACAATGGTTGGACTCTGTCTTGTTCTTTGCCTTCTTCAAGCGTTAGTACTTCAGATTTGAAAAACATTAATAGCCTTACACGAATTTCTTCAGCTGGAAACACACAGACAACGTGGACTACTTTGCAACTGGCGGGAAACACTATTCAGCCCTTAAGCCAGACACCGTCTTCTGCTGTGACTCCAGTATTAAATGAGTCTGGTACTAGCCCTACCACAAGTAACCACAGTAGACATGTGGCTACAGGCATCAACTTGAATAATTCCTTTCCAGCAGATGGGCAGCCAGTTGAGCAAGTAGTTGTAACATTGCCTTCTTGTCCATCTTTACCTATGCAGCCACTAATTGCCCAGCCACAAGTtaaatctcagcctcccaaaaatatCCTTCCACTGAATTCAGCAATGCAGGTGATTCAGATGGCTCAGCCAGTTGGGTCAGCTGTTAATGCAGCTCCAACTAATCAAAATGTTATAATTCTTCAACCACCCAGCACCACCCCATGCCCAACAGTGATGAGAGCAGAAGTTCCCAACCACACAGTAGGTCAACAGATAGTAATCATACAGGCAGCTAATCAGAATCCTTTGCCACTCCTCTctgctccacctcctggttctgTTCGACTCCCTATTAATGGAGCCAATACTGTAATAGGGTCTAATAATTCAGTGCAAAATGTTTCAACACCACAGACTTTTGGAGGAAAGCATCTTGTCCACATATTACCAAGACCTTCATCTTTATCAGTGTCTAACTCAACACAGACTTTTTCTGTTACCATGTCAAACCAACAGCCTCAAACCATTTCTTTAAATGGACAGCTCTTTGCTTTGCAGCCTGTGATGTCTTCATCAGGAACTACAAATCAAACCCCTATGCAAATTATTCAACCCACCACCAGCGAAGATCCAAATACCAATGTTGCCCTGAATACATTTGGTGCTTTGGCCAGCCTCAATCAAAGCATATCACAGATGGCTGGGCAAAGCTGTGTACAATTGTCTATTAGCCAGCCTGCCAATGCTCAAACTGCTGCAAATAGTCAAACCACTACAGCTAACTGTGTTTCATTAGCAACTGCAGCACCTCCTGTGACAACAGATAGTTCAGCCACACTAGCCAGTACTTATAATCTAGTGAGTACTTCCTCGATGAACACTGTTGCTTGTTTGCCTCCTAACATGAAATCTAAAAGGTTGAATAAGAAGCCAGGTGCCAGGAAACACTTAGCAGCAAACAAGTCAGCGTGTCCCCTGAATCCAGTCAGAGATGTGAGCAAGTTAGACTGCCCCAACACTGAAAGCTCAGCAGAGCTGCCCTGTAATGATGGACTGCTAGAAAGCTTCCCTGCTGTATTACCACCTGTCTCTATGTCCCAGGCAAATAGTGTGAGTGTTTCTGCTTCACATTCTTTGGGTGTTCTAAACTCTGAATCATTAATACCTGAGTCTGTATCCAAATCTAAGTCAATAGAAAAGTCCAGCTCACCCTCCCAAGAATCTGTAACAAGCGAACATTTTGCAATGGCCCCAGCAAAATCCAAAGATTCTACCCCTAATCTGCAACAAGAGACACCTCAGGATAAACCACCAAGTCATTTAGCATTGTCAGATGCTGCCAAACCCTGCACTTCAGCCAATGTATTGATTCCATCTCCAAGTGATCCTCACATTTTGGTTTCTCAGGTTTCTGGTTTGTCATCTACAACAAGCACTACAAGTACTGACTGTGTTTCTGAGGTAGAAATCATTGCTGAACCTTGCAGAGTTGAGCAAGATTCATCAGATACAATGCAAACCACAGGTCTCTTAAAGGGGCAAGGTTTAACTACATTGCTATCTGatcttgctaaaaaaaaaaaccctcagaaatCGTCTCTTTCTGATCAGATGGATCATCCTGACTTTTCTTCAGAAAATCCTAAAATAGTTGATTCAAGTGTGAATTTACATCCCAAACAGGAACTATTACTGATGAACAGTGATGACAGAGATCCTCCACAGCATCATTCCTGCCTGCCTGATCAAGAGGTTATTAATGGTTCTTTGATCACCAGTAGACAGGCTGACTCTCCCATGTCAACCAGCTCTGGCAGTAGTCGTAGTTTCTCAGTTGCATCCATGCTTCCTGAAACAACAAGAGAAGATGTGACCAGCAATGCAACAGCTAATACATGTGACAGCTGTACCTTTGTAGAGCAAACCGATATAGTAGCTCTTGCAGCAAGAGCTATTTTTGACCAGGAGAACCTGGAGAAGGGAAGAGTTGGCCTCCAGGCTGATATAAGGGAAGTTGCTTCAAAGCCTTCTGAAGCATCATCATTAGAGGGAGACCCACCTTTCAAATCACAGATACCTAAAGAGAATGGCACAGGACAGGCAGAAGCAACACCAAATGAATTTAATTCTCAGGATTCAATTGAAGCAACTATGGAGAGGCCCCTTGAAAAACCGAGCTGTTCTCTAGGAATTAAAACATCAAATGCACCTTTACAGGCTTCACCTTCTCAGCCCCCAAACATCACCAGTTTAAGCGTGAATAATCTTATCCATCAGAGCAGCATCAGCCATCCTCTGGCCAGCTGTGCGGGTTTATCCCCAACTTCAGAGCAAACAACTGTGCCTGCAACGGTTAATCTGACTGTTTCATCTAGCTCCTATGACAGTCAACCTCCTGGACCATCTCTGATGACCGAATATTCCCAAGAACAGCTAAATACTATGACTAGTACCATACCAAATTCACAGATTCAAGAGCCACTCTTAAAGCCAAGTCATGAAAGCCGTAAGGATTCCGCTAAGCGTGCTGTCCAAGATGACCTTTTACTGTCTTCAGCTAAACGGCAAAAGCACTGTCAGCCAGCCCCCCTCAGGCTTGAAAGTATGTCCCTGATGAGCAGAACTCCAGACACCATTTCTGATCAAACTCAAATGATGGTCAGTCAGATCCCTCCTAATTCTTCAAACTCGGTTGTGCCTGTTAGCAACCCAGCTCATGGAGATGGCCTTACACGATTATTTCCACCTAGTAACAACTTTGTGGCTCCTGCATTGAGGCAAACTGAAGTTCATTGTGGTTCTCAGCCTTCAGTTGCTGAGCAGCAGCAAACCCAGGCAAGTCAACATCTACAGGCCCTGCAGCAGCATGTTCCAGCTCAAGGGGTATCTCACCTTCATAGTAACCATCTCTAcataaagcagcagcagcagcagcagcagcagcagcagcagcagcagcagcagcagcaacagcagcaacaacaacaagcagGGCAGTTAAGAGAGAGGCATCACTTATATCAAATGCAGCATCATGTACCTCATGCAGAGAGCTCTGTCCACTCTCAGCCCCATAATGTCCACCAACAGAGGACTCTGCAACAGGAAGttcagatgcagaaaaagaggAATCTTGTTCAGGGCACCCAGGCCTCTCAGCTTTCCTTACAACCCAAGCACCATGGAACTGACCAGTCCCGATCCAAGAGTGGACAGCCACATCCCCACCATCAGCAGATGCAGCAACAAATGCAGCAACACTTTGGAAGCTCCCAGACAGAGAAGAGCTGTGAAAACCCTTCAACTAGTCGGAACCATCATAACCATCCCCAGAACCATCTCAATCAAGATATTATGCACCAACAGCAGGATGTTGGAAGCAGACAGCAAGGTTCAGGGGTTTCATCTGAACATGTATCTGGGCATAATCCAATGCAGAGGCTTTTGACATCAAGAGGCTTAGAGCAGCAAATGGTGTCCCAACCAAGTATTGTGACTAGATCTTCAGACATGACCTGTACTCCACACAGGCCGGAGAGAAATAGAGTTTCAAGTTATTCTGCTGAGGCACTCATTGGAAAGACATCTTCTAATTCAGAGCAGAGAATGGGGATATCAATTCAGGGTTCCAGAGTTTCAGATCAGCTTGAAATGAGAAGCTATCTTGATGTTCCCAGAAATAAGAGTTTGGCTATTCATAATATGCAGGGTCGTGTGGACCACACTGTAGCCTCAGATATCCGCCTTTCCGATTGTCAGACGTTTAAACCAAGTGGAGCTAGTCAACAGCCCCAGAGTAATTTTGAAGTACAATCTTCAAGAAACAATGAAATAGGTAACCCTGTATCATCATTGCGGAGTATGCAGTCCCAGGCTTTTCGAATTAGTCAAAATACTGGCCCACCACCAATTGACCGTCAAAAGAGATTACCTTACCCACCAGTTCAGAGCATCCCAACAGGAAATGGTATTCCATCAAGGGACAGTGAAAATACTTGTCACCAAAGTTTCATGCAGAGCTTACTTGCCCCTCACCTCAGTGATCAGGTCATTGGGAGCCAGAGGTCACTCTCAGAACATCAGAGGAATACACAGTGTGGTCCATCCTCTGCAATTGAATATAATTGTCCCCCAACTCATGAAAATGTCCATATCAGAAGAGATAGTGATAGTCAGAATAGGGAAAGTTGTGACATGTCGTTAGGTGCAATTAACACCAGGAACAGCACCTTGAATATTCCTTTTTCAAGTTCCTCTTCCTCAGGAGATATTCAAGGTCGAAACACAAGCCCCAATGTTTCTGTGCAGAAATCCAATCCCATGAGGATTACTGACAGTCATGCGACCAAGGGCCACATGAACCCTCCAGTCACAACCAACATGCATGGGGTTGCAAGGCCAGCGTTGCCACATCCATCTGTGTCTCATGGAAATGGTGATCAAGGCCCTCCTGTACGTCAAGCTAATTCTTCAGTTCCCCAGAGATCAAGGCATCCCCTGCAAGACAGCAGTGGTTCCAAAATTCGTCAACCTGAAAGGAATCGTTCTGGAAACCAAAGGCAAAGTAATGTCTTTGATCCAAGTCTTCCCCATCTTCCTCTCTCTACTGGTGGCAGTATGATTCTTGGACGTCAACAACCTGCTacagagaagagaggaagtaTTGTTCGTTTCATGCCTGATAGCCCACAAGTACCTAATGATAATTCAGGTCCTGATCAGCATACACTGTCACaaaattttggtttttcttttattcctgagGGTGGCATGAATCCACCAATAAATGCTAATGCTTCTTTCATTCCACAGGTTACTCAGCCTAGTGCCACTCGAACTCCAGCCCTCATCCCGGTAGATCCGCAAAATACTCTGCCCTCCTTCTATCCTCCATACTCTCCTGCTCATCCTACACTGTCCAATGATATTTCAATCCCCTATTTTCCTAATCAGATGTTCTCAAATCCCAGCACAGAGAAGGTAAACAGTGGAAGTTTAAATAACCGATTTGGATCAATTTTATCTCCTCCCAGACCTGTTGGGTTTGCTCAACCAAGTTTTCCTCTTCTCCCAGATATGCCACCAATGCACATGACCAACTCTCATTTATCCAATTTTAATATGACATCTTTGTTTCCAGAAATCGCTACAGCACTTCCTGATGGCTCAGCAATGTCACCTTTGCTTACAATAGCAAATTCCTCTGCCTCTGACTCTTCCAAGCAGTCCTCAAACAGACCTGCCCATAACATAAGCCATATTCTAGGTCATGATTGCAGTTCAGCTGTTTAA